One window of Denticeps clupeoides unplaced genomic scaffold, fDenClu1.1, whole genome shotgun sequence genomic DNA carries:
- the LOC114783595 gene encoding NHL repeat-containing protein 3-like isoform X2, giving the protein MKRKNHSSLILLMMAAVFLLMVVLYSTIFSPTTTAALKSDAGQMGKPLYKLDIAWPKYTEYFTGQVFGVAVDHIDHVAQRGENVPKVLVFSTDGDFLQAWNTSTLEEPHGIFLANATANPTVWITDVGKGAYGHTIKQYSPSGKLLQVLGTPGKPGSNLNPLQFDQPAEIFVHSSGEIYIVDGDGGMNNRLIKLSKDLQVLWMHGEKGQGLAQFNIPHSVAIDYYQRVWVADRGNKRIQVFNSVTGDWLGSWGSCFDDDAPYSVRLTADQKYFVVAQLNTNQVSLLEAPPVGGIGQCRVTSVIQLAEDIKPHLVDVDLKTGALYVAEIGGQQAQKFIPLTRGSSFL; this is encoded by the exons ATGAAAAGGAAGAACCACTCGAGTTTAATACTGCTCATGATGGCTGCAGTGTTCTTGTTAATGGTAGTTTTATACAGCACCATCTTTTCACCG ACCACCACTGCAGCACTGAAATCTGACGCCGGACAGATGGGGAAACCTCTGTACAAACTGGACATCGCTTGGCCTAAATACACAGAATACTTCACTGGTCAAGTGTTTGGAGTGGCGGTCGACCATATCGACCATGTTGCACAG aggggggaaaatgTACCAAAAGTGCTTGTCTTCAGCACCGATGGTGACTTCCTGCAAGCTTGGAACACCAGTACATTAGAAGAACCCCATGGAATATTCCTTGCCAATGCAACTGCAAACCCCACGGTGTGGATTACTGATGTGGGAAAAG GTGCATATGGTCATACTATCAAGCAGTACAGCCCTTCAGGAAAACTTCTGCAAGTTCTGGGCACGCCTGGAAAGCCTGGATCTAACCTGAACCCGCTTCAGTTTGACCAGCCTGCCGAAATTTTCGTCCACAGTTCAGGGGAGATTTATATAGTTGATGGTGATGGTGGCATGAACAATCGTCTCATCAAATTATCCAAAG ATCTTCAGGTCTTGTGGATGCATGGCGAGAAGGGCCAGGGCCTGGCGCAGTTCAACATTCCCCACAGTGTGGCCATAGATTATTATCAGCGT gtgTGGGTTGCAGACAGAGGAAATAAGCGAATACAAGTGTTCAATTCTGTAACAGGAGACTGGCTTGGATCATGGGGcagctgctttgatgatgaTGCACCTTACTCTGTGAG GTTGACTGCTGACCAGAAGTATTTTGTTGTGGCTCAGTTAAACACCAATCAGGTATCCCTGCTGGAAGCCCCTCCCGTGGGAGGGATTGGTCAGTGTAGGGTGACCAGTGTCATACAGCTTGCAGAGGACATTAAACCCCACCTAGTGGATGTTGACCTCAAAACTGGGGCATTGTATGTTGCAGAAATTGGAGGCCAACAGGCACAGAAATTTATACCGTTGACTCGTGGCAGTAGTTTCCTCTGA
- the LOC114783595 gene encoding NHL repeat-containing protein 3-like isoform X1, with amino-acid sequence MKRKNHSSLILLMMAAVFLLMVVLYSTIFSPQTTTAALKSDAGQMGKPLYKLDIAWPKYTEYFTGQVFGVAVDHIDHVAQRGENVPKVLVFSTDGDFLQAWNTSTLEEPHGIFLANATANPTVWITDVGKGAYGHTIKQYSPSGKLLQVLGTPGKPGSNLNPLQFDQPAEIFVHSSGEIYIVDGDGGMNNRLIKLSKDLQVLWMHGEKGQGLAQFNIPHSVAIDYYQRVWVADRGNKRIQVFNSVTGDWLGSWGSCFDDDAPYSVRLTADQKYFVVAQLNTNQVSLLEAPPVGGIGQCRVTSVIQLAEDIKPHLVDVDLKTGALYVAEIGGQQAQKFIPLTRGSSFL; translated from the exons ATGAAAAGGAAGAACCACTCGAGTTTAATACTGCTCATGATGGCTGCAGTGTTCTTGTTAATGGTAGTTTTATACAGCACCATCTTTTCACCG CAGACCACCACTGCAGCACTGAAATCTGACGCCGGACAGATGGGGAAACCTCTGTACAAACTGGACATCGCTTGGCCTAAATACACAGAATACTTCACTGGTCAAGTGTTTGGAGTGGCGGTCGACCATATCGACCATGTTGCACAG aggggggaaaatgTACCAAAAGTGCTTGTCTTCAGCACCGATGGTGACTTCCTGCAAGCTTGGAACACCAGTACATTAGAAGAACCCCATGGAATATTCCTTGCCAATGCAACTGCAAACCCCACGGTGTGGATTACTGATGTGGGAAAAG GTGCATATGGTCATACTATCAAGCAGTACAGCCCTTCAGGAAAACTTCTGCAAGTTCTGGGCACGCCTGGAAAGCCTGGATCTAACCTGAACCCGCTTCAGTTTGACCAGCCTGCCGAAATTTTCGTCCACAGTTCAGGGGAGATTTATATAGTTGATGGTGATGGTGGCATGAACAATCGTCTCATCAAATTATCCAAAG ATCTTCAGGTCTTGTGGATGCATGGCGAGAAGGGCCAGGGCCTGGCGCAGTTCAACATTCCCCACAGTGTGGCCATAGATTATTATCAGCGT gtgTGGGTTGCAGACAGAGGAAATAAGCGAATACAAGTGTTCAATTCTGTAACAGGAGACTGGCTTGGATCATGGGGcagctgctttgatgatgaTGCACCTTACTCTGTGAG GTTGACTGCTGACCAGAAGTATTTTGTTGTGGCTCAGTTAAACACCAATCAGGTATCCCTGCTGGAAGCCCCTCCCGTGGGAGGGATTGGTCAGTGTAGGGTGACCAGTGTCATACAGCTTGCAGAGGACATTAAACCCCACCTAGTGGATGTTGACCTCAAAACTGGGGCATTGTATGTTGCAGAAATTGGAGGCCAACAGGCACAGAAATTTATACCGTTGACTCGTGGCAGTAGTTTCCTCTGA
- the LOC114783588 gene encoding vasodilator-stimulated phosphoprotein-like gives MGETSICQARATVMMYDDANKRWVPAGTGAQCVSRVQIFHNPGTNTYRVVGRKIQTDQQVVINYPIGKGLKYNQATPTFHQWRDARQVWGLNFGSKDEAIQFGDSMTHALDMMNGVAEAAPRQVQNGPSPEEVEQQRRLEKQRQEQLEREQMEKERPIPPSSPPPTSPARSGGPPPPGPPPPPGPPPAPACPPSGAGPPPPPGPPPPPGPGPPPPPPLPSGGGGGDGGGAGGGLAAALAGAKLRKAAKDDSGNSTPKPDTSSSGGGGGGGGGGGLMGEMSAILARRRKAADIPAPKKEEPASDSKESSAPKPVQSDSVKKPWEKSATLPRSNIAPRGQEVTSSTAPGSRVKPSNPSANETGTMDESQLEDFKQSILEEMRKELQKIKDEIIETLVQELQKTAV, from the exons ATGGG TGAAACCAGTATTTGCCAGGCCCGGGCCACTGTCATGATGTACGATGACGCCAACAAGCGCTGGGTCCCGGCGGGCACCGGCGCCCAgtgtgtcagcagagttcaGATATTCCACAATCCTGGCACCAACACATACAGAGTCGTGGGCCGCAAAATACAAACCGACCAGCAG GTGGTCATCAATTATCCCATTGGAAAGGGATTAAAGTACAACCAGGCCACACCTACTTTCCACCAGTGGCGAGATGCTCGGCAAGTGTGGGGGCTGAACTTTGGGAGCAAGGATGAAGCCATCCAGTTTGGTGACAGCATGACGCATGCCCTCGACATGATGAACGGAGTGGCGGAAGCAG CCCCACGTCAGGTGCAAAATGGACCCTCTCCAGAAGAAGTGGAGCAGCAGAGAAG GCTGGAGAAACAGAGACAAGAGCAGCTGGAACGTGAGCAGATGGAAAAAGAGCGacccatccctccatcctcacCTCCACCCACATCCCCTGCCCGATCAGGAGGCCCCCCGCCCCCCGGGCCGCCTCCGCCGCCCGGACCACCACCGGCACCAGCATGTCCGCCTTCCGGAGCCGGGCCACCTCCTCCCCCAgggccacctcctcctcctggacCTGGCCCGCCTCCCCCGCCGCCACTGCCCTCTGGGGGCGGAGGTGGTGACGGAGGAGGAGCCGGTGGTGGGCTGGCCGCAGCCCTTGCTGGGGCCAAATTACGCAAAGCAGCCAAG GATGACAGTGGTAACAGCACACCGAAGCCAGACACCAGCAgcagtggaggaggtggtggaggaggtggaggaggaggcctAATGGGAGAGATGAGTGCCATTCTTGCACGCCG GAGGAAAGCTGCTGATATCCCAGCACCCAAGAAGGAAGAGCCAGCCAGT GATAGCAAAGAATCCTCAGCTCCTAAACCTGTCCAAAGTG attctGTTAAAAAGCCATGGGAGAAATCGGCCACCTTgccaag GTCTAATATAGCCCCCCGTGGTCAGGAGGTCACATCATCCACTGCCCCGGGATCCAG GGTGAAGCCGTCAAATCCGAGTGCAAATGAAACAGGCACAATGGATGAGTCTCAGTTGGAGGATTTTAAACAG AGTATCCTTGAGGAGATGCGCAAGGAACTGCAGAAAATAAAGGATGAAATAATTGAGA CCTTAGTTCAGGAGCTGCAGAAGACTGCTGTGTAG